Genomic segment of Triticum aestivum cultivar Chinese Spring chromosome 6A, IWGSC CS RefSeq v2.1, whole genome shotgun sequence:
TCCTAGTCGCCCTGCATGGTTTTCCGTGTCATGATGCATCGTTGCCATGTACAACTAATGTTCACCGCATTCTTTTTCCATTGTGCACGATGAGATCTGCAGGGCTGCAATAACTTCCCAAGACGGAAGTAGATGCATTTGGTTCAAGCCTTTCAATAATCGGCTTGTCTACGCTCTTGGGCCAGGCCCAAATGACATTTTTTTTCAAAGCCATATAGAAGTGGGCCGAATTTTAGGGTTTGGAACGCCCAACCACTACCATCTTCCCTGTAAAATCTAGACCGTCCCTTGTGTTCCCACTGGCATCTTCCCTATAAAACCCGCAAACACATCCCCCGCAACTTACCCTACCCATTCCGTCTCCCCTCCGCCGCCGTTCTCTTTCATCCTCCATCTACTCTCATTCTATAGTGATATTCCTTCTCCTATGGTCAGCCGCCTCCCCGCCCTCAAGACTAAGGTAAAGTTTCTGCCCATCTCGGAACCTCGCTTAAGCGCATAACTGATCTAACCCTAACTTTTGATCCTTAAACTCGGCATGTTAGTGGTATGAATCTTGGCGCTCGTAGCCATAGCCGCCACCAATCTACGGGTTTGAATCTTGGTACTAGTTTGTGGCCTTCCTCCACACTGTCGACCTCAACTATAGTTGCCAGGAGCCATATAAGGAGTTGAAGGTATGGATGCGTTTTTGATTGATTTGGCAGTGTAATATTTTATTAGAAATAACCTACCGATGAAAttgtagtaatttccaaaaaaaatgtCTTGTCTTAGTTGTATGAGTATGTTAATTTTAGACATTCACATGTAATAACGTAGATTGCATTTGCTTAATTATGAAATTTTCCCAATTAGATTGGTATAGTAATCACAACGGCGGTATGGAAGTCCTATATATACCTCTAATGTACCTCAATTCAACTAGTTTCCTTGTTTATTGTCAAAGAAGTCTGTATATAAAATTGTGACACATCCAGCTTCTAATTTTAGGCTGTTATTGTAAATAGAGTCTGTACATAAAATCATATGCTTACCATTTGGGGCACATTAAGTTTAACGAAAGCTAGAGTGACATGCACGCGTGAATACGTTTTCACGTTTCAAGCTTCTCATTTACAATGCTTTGAGTGTGGTGGGCGATTTGTAAGCATCAACCCCACGATATACCAGAGATGTGCATTGGGAGATGGAAGAACTTTATTGCACATATAAGTAGGTTCTGGTCGTTTGAGTTAAACTATTTGTCTTGTGTTTCTTACCAGATATACTAAGGATGTAATCATGTCACAAAAAACTTTGTCTTCTTTTTTATGTGCAAGAATTTTGTGAAGCGCACCACATAGACTATATAATTACTATAGTTTTTTATAACTGAATTTAAGAAAATGTTTATCTTTTTTACTATTCCTCTGAATCAAATGAATGGGTATGTGCTATGTAATGCCATGAAAGTAACATTCTGTATTCCTGTATTGCCCCTCTATTTTCCAATGAATCTAGCAAGCACATTATTCCAACATATTCAAAGCACAAATACCTAACTCTACTATGGTACTCTGAAGCAAGAGTTTGGTTCTAGAATGAGTTTACCTCCAATTTCTCGCAATACTCGTAAGATAAGCTCCTCAATGAGAACACATGGAAGGAAAGTTGACGCCATTGCGGTTCATACAGAAGTTGGAATTAACACCCGTGGCCGAATGTCGAACTTAAATGCTACGACTTCACTGGAACCAAATCAAACTGCCATTCGAAGAGGTATCTTTCCTACTAGCATGTTGTGAGTATCAAGAATAATTATAGTGAAAAAGATCGCTATAAAATTAAGCTTACAGCTTAACTAATAAAATGCTATGAAAATGTGTGAAACCTTCCGTTGAGTTGTTCATTGTGTCAGATGAGGGGCTTAGGCTTGTTATGGATCTGAATTGCACTATATTAGAGTTGGTTCAAGGAAATTCTCGTGACATTTTGGATGTTCCTGGAGGGGCTCAACTTAACACTCCAGCCGAAAATGAACACGTAGAAGAAGTGGTTGTGGAAGATGATATAGGTTGTGGTGACATGTTACAAGTTCCTAGAGGGGCTCATGCCATAGTACAAACTTAAGAGGTGGAAGAAGTGGCATTGGAAGAGGGAGTAGGTATGGATGACAAGTTGGGAGTTACTAGAGGGCCCCAACTTACTCTTAGCAGTGACAAACATCAATCCCCGGTGAAAAATGAACTAGTGGCTCAAGAAGTAGTAACGGAAGAAGATATATATAGGTCATGACGATGAGTTATCATATTCCAATCAAGTGCCGATCACACATGCCAATCAAGACGTTGACCTTACAAATCATTCCTCTGACGAGCACTTGAGCCATCCAAGCTCAGTGCTACCATCTATTACTTGGGCAATTCCATCAAACCATTTGTATTACAATTTTCCGCATTTGATTCTACTCTATTGTTGCTTAGGAATGCTTCCCTCCCTATCCTTTAATTTCATTGAAGAATACTATTTTGGGGCAAAATATTACAAGTTTCTTCTACTTTATGTTATAGTGCCTTAAAATATCACAAGTTTCTTCCCCCCGAACAAAACATTCACTTGTCACTAATAAAAAAGTGTAGTCATTAAAAAAAAGACATATTCGTATGTATTTAGTCGTTTCTAAAGTAGGGAAAtgtattacccccccccccccccacacacacacacatacacacacaaatataagatgttatcGATATTTTAATATCGACTATATAacgactgaaatgagtgaacagactcagaaaaatgtgtctatatacatccgattcataAAAAAGTTTGAccatcttatatttaggaacgaagggagtgtTTTATATGCTATGAAAATAGGTTGCAACTAAAAGATATCTATAAATATTTCGTAAAAATAATTTCTGTAAGTATGCATTAGGAAGGGAGTACTTGGTGCATTTTGCATTAGGAAGGTACTCAATTAATGATCCAATAATGTCATTCCATTTGAAGTAAAATAGCACTTACTAGAGGTTTCAATTATTCCATTTTTTTATGGATGATTGTCAGGATTAAGAGTTTATCTTACCTAAACTAATAGCACTTTAAACAAGCTCTAAAGTCCCTTTAAAAATAAGTGCTCTAAAGTGACCAATTAAACTAGTTGAACCAGGAAATTTTTTATCTCCCCTACTCTTCTAGTATTGTCAACTAAACGGTTCAACTGATATGCACCGGTTCGCTTATTTTCTCTTTTGCCCCCGGCGACCAAAGTAGGGGGAATAGGTGGGACCTTTAGACAAGTCCAAGACATGGTGGATGTCGGTCATGGTGGGATCGTCGGAGGCTGATCCACTGACCCGCAGGCCGCAGCAGCTGCTGGAGTTGCAGCCGCACACGCGGTTGTGCAATTAGTATTACATGATCAGTTTTGATCGATTCATTACTTAGGGGAGCTAATTTGTTGATTGATTGGTCGGCTTGATCTTGGTGCGAGTAGCTAAAGGAAAAGAACCCAGTGCAAGCTAGCTAGCACGTGGGAAGGGTAAGATCCCGCGCGCTAGCTAGCTTGCATCTGGTACTTTTCCCTCTAGCTGCTTGCACCAAGGATCAAGCCGACAATCTATCAGCAAATTAGCTTCCTAGCAATAAATCGATCAAAACAGATTCTGTACTACCAATTGCCCCACCGCATGTGCGGTTATAGCTGTTGCGGCTCCGATCAGTGGCTCGGTGTTCGATGATCCCACCAAGCCGACACCCACGCTGTTTTGGACTTGTCTAGAAGTACGACCAATCCCTCCATCCTTTTGTCGCCTGTGACAAAAAAAATCTCCTAGCGAAGCGCACGTCCAGTGCCAATCAGTTGAACCGGTTGACAATAGCACGAGATAAGGGGAGATATCAAAacctggtccaattagtttttttagaTGAGGTTCAATTAGTTTAGGAGGTCACTTAGAGCTCTTCTTAAAGGTGCAACCTCTTAATTAGTGGGGGAGACTAGAATATAATCTGCTATTTGGGTGAGATCGTAGGATAGACACTCATCGATAGTTATAAGGGTAACATGTGGTAGTGTTAGACAATCTCATGCCCTTTGTGCATATGTGACAATAAACATATATACATATGCTATTTGAATGCCTCATTCAAGTGTGAAAAGTAGACAAGCCACGTGTGGCATGGTTATTTAACCTCTGCCTAACGAGAACCAACTATGCCGGGGGTGGTCTAGGTCGGAAGACGACACGAGCATAGGTGCGTGCATATGACTGTGACTGTGCGAGCCAGTCTAGGTCGGAAGTTCCAGACTCTCTTCGAATGGATCAGACCGTCTTGTGACTCGACTGTAATGGGCTTAACACTAGGCCCAATACCGAATCTATGTAGGTAAGGGTAAAAATAGTTTCTAGGCCAAGCACTTTTGGTGGTTGCACACGGCTGGATAACAACCGTTACCACCCTATTTGTCGGGATGTCATGTCGATAGATGGACCACACGTGTCCCGTCGGTTAGCACGCGGTAAACTCAATCGGTAGTGGTTGTAGTACCAGTCGTTGATGCGTGCGTGCGTGACTGTACCCGTGGTGGTTGGTGGGTGGTATTGCGGGGGAGGCGGGGGCCAGGGGGGTTGCGGGGAATTTTTACCGGTGGTTTTATATGCATGCACGTGGACGCTCTTGTATGTTTTGTGGTTTATGTAAGGATGACAGGGGTTATATTAGCATGATTAAATCTGTTAGAATTcaagagggtggtggcaggattAAATCTTGCGTTCCATGTCAAGTTGCTGTCTTTCTATGGGCGCCAGTAGATGGTGGTTTCGTTATGCCAACCTTGGTTCCTAGCGTTCATGCTAATTTTGTTGAGAGGTGTTTGTACTGTGTACAATGCACATGTCTTCACTTAATGTGCCTGTGTCTGGTGCCAAGTTCTGAACTTTGTAGAGAGAATGGCATTGTAAGTCATAACCCAAAGTTACACGAGAGCCTCAAAAGAGTGGATCTTTGTTTTTTTATTGCATGCTATGCTTGTTAGTTGCAACTGGCAACCTAAATTGCCATATCTCATTTGTCATGCTATTTCGTGACATATCTATGGGATATTGAGTTGTAATGAAGTTGAAATTGTCAGTTTTCAAGTTGTGCATTGCTGATAAATTATTGTCAATATGGATGTTTACGAAGTTTGTTTTGTATATTCTTCTCTGGCTTCTGGATGCTAGCATATCTGGTTATGCATCTCAAATCTACTGGTGCACAAAATTGATTGCAGTGTTTAGTAATTGGATTGTGATATACTAATATGGTTCAGTCTTTCCTTTTCTCCAGGAGCTATTATTGAACCTGCTAAATGCCGATTGATGAGTTTGGATGAAAAGCGAGAACTTGTTCTTGAGTTATCGAAGAGGCCACAAAGTGCTCCTGAGAAACTACAGTCATGGAGTCGCCGTGATATTCTAGAGATTCTTTGTGCCGATCTAGGAAGGGAAAGGAAATATACTGGATTATCTAAGCAGAGAATGCTGGATTATCTCTTCAGGGCGGTAACTACTGGCAAATCATCTGGCCCTGTGGTGCATGTGCAAGAAAAGGAGCCAACTCTCGACCCCAACGCAAGTAACCATCAGTACCCTGCGAAACATCAAAGGAAGAGTGACAATTCGTCAGTCAACAATCCGCTAACCGCTGTTGTACTCGTGCCAATAAATAATGTGCGGTCCTGCCGGAATATGGCATGCAGAGCAATTCTTAACATGGGAGATAAATTTTGCAGACGCTGTTCATGCTGCATATGTTTCCAGTACGATGACAACAAGGACCCTACCATATGGTTGTTCTGTCGTTCAGAATATCCCATGCAAAAAGATTCTTGCGGGTTATCATGCCATCTTGAGTGTGCTCTCAAGGATGGAAGAACCGGAATTCTGCCGAGTGGGCAGTGCAAGAAACTTGATGGTGCTTATTACTGCCCTCACTGTCGGAAGCAGCATGATTTGCTCCGGTATATATTCTGGGGCTTTTTTTTATTCATGCAGGTTTATTCCGGCATTGCTTGTGCCGATTTACAGTTAAGATAAATGCATTTATCATTTGCTGTGGAACACgtctgttttttttagaaaaggaggatgacccccggcctctgcatctgggcgatgcatacggctactttattaattattctcacaagaccttacaaagtaatacaatagtaagactaaagccgccgtctaagcacctCTATCCaactgatgaaggggcgcagatagcctgggcctaataccaaacagacatcgcagccaaacctaacatctaagacctgagaacccatccaggacgcctgtcGGGCATGGGTCTCACCGGTCCGGCGTGCACTTCTGTTAATTAGAATCATGTTAAATTACCTTAGTAGTACCTTCTGAAGTAGTTATATAATAAAAGAGGTTGATGAAGTCACTTCTTGAACAACCCAGTACAATGTACTTTTATCATATATTTGTATTCATCAAGTTTACCAGCCCATTGCTCTGTTTCCTCTTGTTTGAACGTCCACCCTTTTAGTAAACTATCTTGTCGAGCAATAATATGACTGTTTAATGTACTTGTTCAGGTCCTGGAAACCACAACTAGTGTTAGCTAAAGAGGCTCGGCGGCTCGATACATTGTGTTGCCGGATTTTTCTGAGTCATAGGATCCTCTTCTCCACGGAGAAGTATTCGGTCTTGCATAAATTTGTTGACACAGCGAAGCAGAAACTGGAGGCTGAATTTGGATCTGTACGCGGGTATGGACATATGGGTCGTGGAAGTGTCAGTCAGCTTACTTGTGGTGCTAAAGTCCAGGAACTTTGTGCTCAAGCACTTGATGTCATGGAGTCTAAGTTCTCTGTTGAATCTCGTACTAACTCACAATTTGAACGTAAGTTTTGTGGCCCTTCACATTAGATCTAACATATGGAAGCGATGATATTAACTTTGTGCATCTTTGCATTTTCAGGATCCAATATGATGCCATCAAGCTTCGTAAAGTTTGAACCTATAACGCCTACATCTATCACTATAGTTTTTGATTTCGGTCGATGTCCTTTGCTCGCCCAAGGGGTAACTGGCTTTAAACTATGGCACCAGGTGGATGGTCCAGGATTTTACTCGGCAAATCCAACTGGCATCATACATGCAACGTCAAAAACATTTGTTGTCACTGAACTCAAGCCAGCTACATGCTATATGTTTAAGATAACTGCATTCAGCAACTCCAGTGAGTTTAGGCCATGGGAATTCAGGGCAAGTACAAGCTCTCCGAAAGAAAGTGATCTTAAGGGTTCGGTTCCAGGTGCTACTGGAGTAGTAGACCAAAATAACAGGAGCCTAAAGACAAATAGTGGTGGTCAATCTGATCGTTCTTCAGAGGGTGTGGACTCAAACAATAATGGAACGGTGTGTACTGATCTTAACAGGTCAACGGAAAGTGACTTTGAGTACTGTGAAAATCCCGAGATCCTTGATTCAAACAAAGCGCCTCATCACCCCAAAACTTGCAAAACATGCAGATAGTTGCAGCTAGGGTACCAGAATCCTTGAGCTGAAAAGGTAGTACCTCGCCATCTTTGTAGAAAGAAGCAAATAAATTACTCTTTTCCCATGTCAACGCCTATCCATATTAACCGATTAACCAACTTGGAACAATGCTGATGTGTCATCCCTCGTCCTCTGTAGGGGTTACAGGAAATCTGGGCGGTAATGATGTGTggcggtcctcctcctcctcctccaggatCATCGTGATGTGTCGACCCTCCTCCTCCTATATCTGTATCTTCTGTTTTGTGTGCATTCGGATGAACTATGTTGTGAAATTTGTGAACTTGTTGTCAACTTTGTGAACTTATGAGTTTAGTTCGTATGTGATGTGACATGATGTGACTTTGAGGTATACAGATgtcaacctatatatatgtgtgatatgtctctctctctctctctctctctgtgtgtgtgtgtgtgtgtgttgttttgtTTGTCAATTGCAGGGAATTAGGACAGAATAGGCAATGCGAGTGATGTGGTGTTGCTTTTTTGTCGAGTTCTGCACTCGGCGATGCTAGGCTATGCCGAGTGCAGATCTCGGCAAAGGTGGAGCCTGGGCTACGCTCGCAATCTCAACTCTTTCTTGAGAACTACGGTACTCAGGAAAAAAGGACACGTGGCAAGACCTAAGTACACCGAAATAACTATGCCGAGTTGCAGGCAAAGGGTGCTCGGCAAACATTTACTGCCAGGGAAAAATGTATTTTCATAAATATGTTATCGAGTACTTGGCAGAGGGAGCCCGGAAAACATTTACTGCAAGAGGAAAAAATAATTCTGTAAATATGTTGCCGAGTACGTGGCAGAGGGACCTCGGCAAACATTTGCTGCCAGGGAAAAAAGTATTTTCGTAAATATGTTGCCGTGTAGTTGACAGAGGTGAGCTTGGTAACCTTTTACTGCTAGGAAAAAAAGTATTTTCGTAAACATGTTGCCGAGTACGTGTACAACCAGGAAAAAAAGCATTTTCATAATATGAATCTTGGCAATGGTGGGTTGTACGCCATGAAGCAGTCAAGCGCAAATGGCCATGCAACATGACATGGAGGGTGTCATGGAGGAGGTTCTCGCCACACATTTCATAAACCCAGTTTTTTTTTCCAGGCACATCAGGCCAAGCGCTCGGCGACAGCAGGTGTGCGCCGTGACCTACGGTTCGCCGTGATCTCGTGTTCCGGTACTCGGCAAACAACTAAGAACATGATAACGATAATTTTTCCGTAGTGAACAGATATATGTTATAGCATATTACGTTTGTGCTCTCGTTGAATCTGAGTATACGGCCGAGAACAAATATGTTGTTAATATTAATCTCTAAGAATTATTTTGTCTACCATTTTTTTACAGCTTTGTCTACCATTCCAATCAGTTCTAGCAGAGATTGATGGATATAGAAGAAATATGCAAGCAGCTGTCCCTAGGTACGTGTAGCATCTCCTACTAATAACCAACCTCGGTAGCATAAGCGGGAGTGACCATTTCATCTGGCAATGACATGCCCAACAATCCACGGCGTGAGGTAATGTGCAGCTAAATATTCTGTAGtttcttagggcatcttcaacgcggACTCTCAAACCGCCCGCATACGTTCGGACTGTGTGGCCCGGACGTGTTGTGGCATTCAACGCAGGTCTCGGTCCACTTGTCGGTCCAGATGCACTTTGCGGGCGTCTGACTACCTTGGCCCACCCAAACCACCTTCCTTGCCtgtgcgcgcttcccgcccgagaCAGTCAGTGTCACTCTAGAGTGTCAGTGTTGCATTCATGCCTGGCCAGAGCAGATGTGACCTATCAGTGGCGCCAGCATTGAAGCGACgtgccggccgagagagcgccgcccgcGCCGTTTCCCGATGCACGCGATTGCCCTGCGTTCGAACAACACCACGGTCGGCCGGCCGTCtgtctgccgcacacattaatgacaTGCGGTTGCTGAGGAACCTCCGGTGCCACTCGTCCTTCTGTCCATCTGCAGCCCACCATTGTCATTCGCCCGCTATATAAACTTCAGCCCCGGCCACAACCGTAGTCATCCTCCTCATGTCCATTTTCCCTCTCTGCACCACTCCCACCATGGCCTCCTCGCGCTCCAAACCTCTCTGGGATGGACTATTACTGgagcagaagaaggagatggccgccatTGCTGCCGGCTTGCAGGCAGAGGCTGACGATGTCACTATGGAGGACGCGGCCGAGGACGAGCCGGCGCCACCCTCCTTGTCGGTGCATTGCAGCCTGACCATCAGCGAGGCTCGTGCCCATTACATGGacatggtgcaggaggagcagttccaggaggcgaAGGAGTAGCTCGCCACCTGCAGGGCGATCACGCCGGACGCAGACGCGACGGAGCAGGCAGCACTGCTCCAGTCCTACCGCTCTGGATCCACCTCGCCCGCTGGGAGTACCGCCAGCATCAGGGGGAAATTGAGGCCGCCTATAAGGAGTTTGACGAGGCAACAACAGAGGTGTGGGGCAAGAGCGACGACGAGGACAACGCCAGCTCCGCCAAGGGCGCaccccgccgccacgaccacgaagccgacaCATCCTCGGGCTGCAACGGCAGCAAGGAGGAGTAGTGCATAGTAGGTCACCACTGttcaggtccaagtaaggccaccgctctTCCCCTCCCATTgaagccaagcttggtgggctGAACATCGATGACTGATTAGCCACTTGGCGGTGACATGGAGGCGGACAGCTTCACTTCCCGGGGCTCCGGAGGCGGAGGTTACGAAGGCAGAGCTGGAGAGCGCCGTGGCGGAACTGGAGAAGGCGAAGGCAATAGCTGGAGCTTTAGTTCATGGGCTCATGGACGGACATGGGGGACGGGCACGGGCGATCATCTAGATTAGGTTTGGAGTAGGTTTTATATATtcaagtttttatatgaaaaatgtaataatttttttctgttttatatGAAACTCCGGAGCGGTGGTTGGAGCTCCTTAAGGAGATTCGAGCCAAGCGCAAAGTTCATATTGCAGTCGGCTTACCTCCAGACTTGCcggagtgggaggaggaggagcaggatcAAGCACctgacactggtagaaaaagaggcttccatacgcccccattagtccccaaaacaaccgaaccgcgaccaaaggggtctttagtcgcggttcgggagaagacccgcgaccaactacctgggcccagcgcgctcggtcgacagctggcggacgggaggggctttagtcccggttggcgtggccaaccgggactaaaggtcccagaaggcctttagtcgcggttggccaggccaaccgggactaaagcccctcccgtcggcggacgggaggggctttagtcccggttggcctggccaaccgcgactaaaggcccatccctatatatactcagctcacttcacaattttcagaaggtggtggtggggtggtggtgggtttgcttttggtttctcctatgcacacaaggtgtttgatgaaatgcccgagagcctgaaacaagccacacttgagctttctcatttatttttcctccgcgatcgcggttagcaactcgaacctttcatgtgtcattgataaaatacgcatgtgtgtagttcattgtttaatttgtattatttctagctagttagtttaacaaatgcatgatggttaattatatactttatataataataatgcagatgaatcggcaatggatgtacggttcccgactctccggcgagttcactacgggtttgaaagatttcctcgtagtggcaaatgcgaacaagcagcaaggttttattatctgtccatgtgctgtctgtaagaatgagaagggttactcctcctcaagaagaGTTCACATGAACCTGCTTAAGcatggtttcatgccaagctattattgttggaccaagcatggagaaagaggggttagaatggaagaagatgaagaaggggatgatatcgatgacaactatcgtgatcttttcggtgatactttcatggaggatgatgctgaaggtggggaagggttaggtgaaggtgaagaagaggcacatgatgagcccgctgatgatcttggtcggaccattgctgatgcacggagacgctgcgaaactgacaaggagagggagaatttggatcgcatgttagaggatcataaaaagtcgttgtatccaggatgcgataatagtctgaaaaagctgggctgcacactggatttgctaaaatggaaggcacaggaaggtgtaggtgactcatcatttgaaaatttgctgaaaatattgaagaatatGTTGCCGAAGAATAatgagttgcccgccagtacgtacgaagcaaagaaggttgtctgccctctaggtttagaggttcagaagatacatgcatgcattaatgactgcatcctctaccgcggtgaatatgagaatttgaatgaatgccctgtatgcactgcattgcgttatcagatcagaggcgatgaccctggtgacgatgttgagggcgagaaacccaggaagagggttcccgccaaggtgatgtggtatgctcctataataccacgggtgaaacgtctgttcatgaacgaaaagcatgccaagttgttgcgatggcacaaagaggaccgtttGTCCGACGGGCAGtcgagacacaccgctgatggaacgcaatggagaaagatcgacagagttttcaaagattttgcagctgacgcaaggaacttaagatttggtctaaatactgatggcattaatccttttggcgagcagagctccaaccatagcacctggcccgtgactctatgcatctacaaccttcctccttggttgtgcatgaagcggaagttcattatgatgccaattctcatccaaggccctaagcaacccggtaacgacatcgatgtgtacctaaggccattagttgaagaacttttacagttgtgggcgaaacctggtgtacgtgtctgggatgagcacaaaggagaggaatttgacctacgagcgttgctttttgtaaccatcaacgattggcctgctctcagtaacctttcgggacagaaaaataagggatacaatgcatgcacgcactgcttacatgagactgaaagtgtacgtttggttaattgtaagaagaacgtgtacctgggtcatcgtcgatttcttccccgaaatcataacgtaagaaagaaaggcaagcatttcaacgggaaggcagatcaccggccgaagcctgcggaacgtactggtgctgggatatttgatatggtcaaggatttgaaagtcatctttggaaagggtcctggcggacaatcagttccgcggggagttgacgggcaggcacccatgtggaagaagaaatctatattttgggagctagaatattggaaagtcctagatgtccgctctgcaatcgacgtgatgcatgttacgaagaatatttgcgtgaacctgctaagcttcttgggcgtgtatgggaagacaaatgatacaaaggaagcacggcgggaccagcaacttttgaaagacccagatgaccggcatccggaatggtttcaaggtcgtgccagctacgctcttaccaaagaagagaaggtcattttttttgaatgcctgagcagtatgaaggtcccgtctggcttctcgtcgaatataaagggaataataaacatgccggagaaaaagttccaaaacctgaagtctcacgactgccacgtgattatgacgcaattgcttccgattgctttgggggggctcctaccggaaaatgttcgagtagccattgtgaagctatgtgcattcctcaatgcaatctctcagaaggtaatcaatccagaagatctaccacggttacagaacgatgtggtccaatgccttgtcagtttcgagttggtgtt
This window contains:
- the LOC123130070 gene encoding VIN3-like protein 2 isoform X1; the encoded protein is MSLPPISRNTRKISSSMRTHGRKVDAIAVHTEVGINTRGRMSNLNATTSLEPNQTAIRRGAIIEPAKCRLMSLDEKRELVLELSKRPQSAPEKLQSWSRRDILEILCADLGRERKYTGLSKQRMLDYLFRAVTTGKSSGPVVHVQEKEPTLDPNASNHQYPAKHQRKSDNSSVNNPLTAVVLVPINNVRSCRNMACRAILNMGDKFCRRCSCCICFQYDDNKDPTIWLFCRSEYPMQKDSCGLSCHLECALKDGRTGILPSGQCKKLDGAYYCPHCRKQHDLLRSWKPQLVLAKEARRLDTLCCRIFLSHRILFSTEKYSVLHKFVDTAKQKLEAEFGSVRGYGHMGRGSVSQLTCGAKVQELCAQALDVMESKFSVESRTNSQFERSNMMPSSFVKFEPITPTSITIVFDFGRCPLLAQGVTGFKLWHQVDGPGFYSANPTGIIHATSKTFVVTELKPATCYMFKITAFSNSSEFRPWEFRASTSSPKESDLKGSVPGATGVVDQNNRSLKTNSGGQSDRSSEGVDSNNNGTVCTDLNRSTESDFEYCENPEILDSNKAPHHPKTCKTCR
- the LOC123130070 gene encoding VIN3-like protein 2 isoform X2 — encoded protein: MSLDEKRELVLELSKRPQSAPEKLQSWSRRDILEILCADLGRERKYTGLSKQRMLDYLFRAVTTGKSSGPVVHVQEKEPTLDPNASNHQYPAKHQRKSDNSSVNNPLTAVVLVPINNVRSCRNMACRAILNMGDKFCRRCSCCICFQYDDNKDPTIWLFCRSEYPMQKDSCGLSCHLECALKDGRTGILPSGQCKKLDGAYYCPHCRKQHDLLRSWKPQLVLAKEARRLDTLCCRIFLSHRILFSTEKYSVLHKFVDTAKQKLEAEFGSVRGYGHMGRGSVSQLTCGAKVQELCAQALDVMESKFSVESRTNSQFERSNMMPSSFVKFEPITPTSITIVFDFGRCPLLAQGVTGFKLWHQVDGPGFYSANPTGIIHATSKTFVVTELKPATCYMFKITAFSNSSEFRPWEFRASTSSPKESDLKGSVPGATGVVDQNNRSLKTNSGGQSDRSSEGVDSNNNGTVCTDLNRSTESDFEYCENPEILDSNKAPHHPKTCKTCR